The Metabacillus litoralis genome contains a region encoding:
- a CDS encoding ribonuclease H-like YkuK family protein, whose amino-acid sequence MNESFTFYNVSEKNMSFQTVIERIKGFMLKDPRSLYVLSIGSDSHVHQTETKFITAIHVHRVGKGAWGCLKYHSVNRPISSIREKISMETALSQEIAYYFTSQYLEQLTDVLIPFSDEGADLVFEIHLDIGRKGLTKELIQEMTGRIEAMGIEAKIKPDSYTAFSYANRYTK is encoded by the coding sequence ATGAACGAATCTTTCACCTTTTATAATGTCTCTGAGAAGAATATGTCCTTCCAAACTGTAATTGAGCGTATAAAAGGCTTTATGTTAAAGGATCCACGTTCACTTTATGTATTGTCAATTGGTTCAGACTCACATGTTCATCAAACAGAGACTAAGTTTATAACAGCCATACATGTACATCGTGTTGGTAAAGGTGCATGGGGATGTTTAAAGTACCATAGTGTGAATAGGCCAATTTCGAGTATTCGTGAAAAAATTTCGATGGAAACTGCACTTAGTCAAGAAATTGCTTACTACTTTACTTCTCAATATTTAGAACAATTAACAGATGTATTAATTCCTTTTTCAGATGAAGGAGCAGATTTAGTTTTTGAAATTCATCTTGATATAGGAAGAAAAGGATTAACAAAGGAGTTAATTCAGGAAATGACAGGTCGCATAGAAGCGATGGGAATTGAAGCGAAAATAAAACCAGATTCTTACACAGCATTTAGCTATGCAAATCGATATACTAAATAA
- the cbpB gene encoding cyclic-di-AMP-binding protein CbpB: MFSIDANELMGLTIRDLMIPGDKVAHVQIGNNLEHALLVLTKTGYTAIPVLDPTFKLHGLIGMNLIMDNIFGLERIEFEKLENMKVEEVMNTEIPRLFLNDPLEKGLDLVVNNPFICVQNDEKIFEGIFTRRAILKQLKKHIHLLNNNQHNK, encoded by the coding sequence ATGTTTAGTATTGATGCCAATGAGTTAATGGGTTTAACCATTAGAGATTTAATGATTCCTGGAGATAAGGTAGCACATGTTCAAATTGGGAATAATTTAGAACATGCTTTACTTGTTTTAACGAAGACAGGATATACAGCCATTCCTGTTTTGGATCCAACTTTTAAGCTTCACGGTCTTATCGGGATGAATTTAATAATGGACAATATATTTGGTCTAGAGAGGATAGAATTTGAAAAATTAGAAAACATGAAAGTAGAAGAAGTAATGAATACAGAAATACCAAGACTCTTTTTAAATGACCCTTTAGAAAAAGGACTGGATCTTGTTGTAAACAATCCTTTTATTTGTGTGCAAAATGATGAGAAGATATTCGAAGGGATTTTTACAAGAAGGGCAATCTTAAAGCAATTAAAGAAACATATTCATTTATTAAATAATAATCAACATAATAAATAG
- a CDS encoding N-acetyldiaminopimelate deacetylase: protein MGKEHLIQIRRDLHRIPEIGFQEFKTQQYLLDLLNKLPQDRLEVRTWKTGIFALVKGTNPKKTIGYRADIDGLPITEETDYDFQSEHPGYMHACGHDFHMTIAIGILMHFIENPISDHVLFLFQPAEEGPGGAEPMLNSEIAQEWRPDIITALHISPELPVGTIATKPGLLFANTSELFIDLKGKGGHAAYPHTTNDMVVAACSLVTQLQSIVARNVDPLDSAVITIGKITGGTVQNIIAENARLEGTIRTLSVESMDRVKERIEAIVKGIEIGYSCQAKIDYGSMYHQVFNDEALTTEFMDYISENTSYHVNECSEAMTGEDFGYMVDQVSGFMFWLGVNSSYGLHHAKLQPDEAAIEVAVNVMSKYISFKATQS, encoded by the coding sequence TTGGGGAAAGAACATCTCATTCAAATTCGTAGGGATCTTCATCGTATCCCTGAGATTGGTTTCCAGGAATTCAAAACACAGCAATATTTACTAGATTTATTAAATAAGCTGCCACAAGACCGTTTGGAAGTAAGAACTTGGAAAACAGGAATTTTTGCGTTAGTAAAAGGAACCAACCCAAAGAAAACAATTGGCTACCGAGCGGATATTGATGGCTTGCCAATAACTGAGGAAACCGATTATGATTTCCAATCTGAACATCCTGGTTATATGCATGCATGTGGACATGATTTCCATATGACAATTGCGATCGGAATTCTTATGCATTTTATTGAAAATCCTATTTCTGATCATGTTTTGTTTTTATTTCAGCCAGCAGAAGAAGGTCCAGGTGGAGCGGAACCAATGTTAAATAGTGAAATAGCCCAAGAATGGAGACCGGACATTATTACTGCACTTCATATTTCTCCCGAGCTTCCAGTAGGTACAATTGCGACAAAACCTGGTTTGCTTTTTGCCAATACCTCCGAATTGTTCATAGATCTCAAAGGAAAAGGTGGCCATGCAGCATATCCTCATACAACAAATGATATGGTTGTTGCGGCTTGCTCGCTTGTTACTCAGCTGCAATCAATCGTTGCACGCAATGTTGATCCATTAGATAGCGCAGTTATTACAATTGGAAAGATAACTGGTGGAACAGTCCAGAACATTATAGCTGAAAACGCTAGATTAGAAGGAACCATTCGTACGCTTTCAGTTGAATCAATGGATAGGGTAAAGGAAAGAATTGAAGCAATCGTAAAAGGAATTGAAATTGGATATTCATGTCAAGCCAAAATTGATTATGGCTCTATGTATCATCAAGTCTTTAATGATGAAGCTTTAACAACAGAATTTATGGATTATATATCTGAAAATACGTCTTACCATGTAAATGAGTGTTCAGAAGCAATGACTGGTGAAGATTTTGGTTATATGGTCGATCAAGTTTCCGGATTCATGTTTTGGCTAGGGGTTAATTCATCATACGGATTACATCATGCAAAACTTCAACCAGATGAAGCAGCAATTGAGGTTGCTGTAAATGTTATGAGTAAATATATTTCGTTCAAAGCAACCCAATCATAA
- the abbA gene encoding antirepressor AbbA, whose product METIDRLSYDEQKLLVETLLRQDYAIELISSEINDIESGLKQVDEGNYHQLKLLYDRLRIK is encoded by the coding sequence ATGGAAACAATTGATAGATTATCGTATGATGAGCAAAAGCTTTTAGTAGAAACACTATTAAGACAAGATTACGCTATTGAATTAATTAGCAGTGAAATAAATGATATTGAATCAGGTTTAAAACAGGTGGATGAAGGAAATTATCATCAACTTAAGTTGTTATATGACAGATTAAGAATAAAATAG
- a CDS encoding peroxiredoxin: MAERMVGKQAPRFEMDAVMDDKEFGKVSLEENMKNDKWTVLFFYPMDFTFVCPTEITSLSDRYEEFEDLDAEVIGVSTDTIHTHLAWIKTDRKENGLGDLNYPLAADTNHSVSRDYGVLIEEEGIALRGLFIINPEGEIQYAVVNHNNIGRDVDETLRVLQALQTGGLCPANWKPGQSTL; the protein is encoded by the coding sequence ATGGCTGAACGTATGGTGGGTAAACAAGCACCTCGATTTGAAATGGATGCAGTAATGGATGACAAAGAATTTGGAAAAGTTAGTTTAGAGGAAAATATGAAAAATGACAAATGGACTGTGCTTTTCTTTTATCCAATGGACTTTACCTTTGTCTGTCCTACAGAAATAACGTCCCTTTCTGATCGATATGAAGAGTTTGAAGATTTAGATGCAGAAGTAATTGGTGTCTCAACAGATACAATTCATACCCATCTTGCATGGATTAAGACTGATCGTAAAGAAAATGGTTTGGGAGATTTAAACTATCCATTGGCAGCTGATACGAACCATTCTGTTTCTCGCGATTATGGTGTGTTAATTGAAGAAGAAGGTATTGCACTTCGTGGGTTGTTTATTATTAATCCAGAAGGTGAAATACAATATGCTGTTGTTAACCATAATAATATTGGCCGTGATGTTGATGAAACACTACGTGTATTACAAGCTCTTCAAACAGGTGGACTATGCCCGGCAAACTGGAAACCAGGTCAATCAACTCTATGA
- a CDS encoding YkuS family protein: MAKIGVEQSLSDVTSALQEKGYDVVQLKNENDAKGCDCCVITGQDSNVMGISNVVTAGSVIQASGMSADEICQQVESKINR, encoded by the coding sequence ATGGCAAAAATCGGTGTAGAACAATCACTATCTGATGTAACTTCTGCTTTACAAGAAAAAGGCTATGACGTTGTCCAATTAAAAAATGAAAATGATGCAAAAGGTTGTGACTGCTGTGTCATTACAGGACAGGATTCTAACGTAATGGGAATTAGTAATGTAGTGACAGCTGGATCTGTTATTCAGGCAAGCGGTATGTCTGCTGATGAAATCTGTCAGCAAGTTGAAAGCAAAATCAACCGTTAG
- a CDS encoding LysR family transcriptional regulator, producing the protein MQTSELRMLVVLSEEMNMRKAAERLFVSQPALSQRLQTIEKSWGIQIFVRSQKGLTLTPAGEKVIQYAREVVFKEEKVKEQILELEGEVHGTLKLAVASIIGQHWLPGVLKTYVRKYPHAKISLITGWSSEILRSMYEDHVHLGIIRGNPDWKGIKRHLLTDTLYLVDTEINNIEDVLHTERPFIQFKSDSSYYQEIQDWWHRQFHTSPKRTIVVDQIETCKQMALNGIGYAILPSVTLKEEQQDVYRIPLLDEDGKPIERDTWLLGFESSFELKQVKAFLEVVEEYKNT; encoded by the coding sequence ATGCAAACATCAGAGCTCCGGATGCTTGTTGTTTTATCAGAGGAAATGAATATGAGAAAAGCTGCTGAACGTCTATTTGTTTCACAGCCAGCTTTATCACAGAGATTGCAAACAATTGAAAAATCGTGGGGAATACAAATTTTTGTTCGTTCCCAAAAAGGGTTAACACTAACTCCAGCGGGTGAGAAAGTCATACAATATGCACGTGAAGTCGTTTTCAAAGAGGAGAAAGTAAAGGAACAAATATTAGAATTGGAAGGAGAAGTTCATGGCACCTTGAAGCTTGCTGTAGCCTCTATAATAGGTCAGCATTGGTTGCCAGGTGTTTTAAAAACATATGTAAGAAAATATCCACATGCAAAAATATCTCTTATTACTGGATGGAGCAGCGAGATTTTAAGAAGTATGTATGAAGATCACGTGCATTTAGGTATTATTCGAGGAAATCCAGATTGGAAAGGTATTAAGAGGCATTTATTAACAGATACTTTGTATTTAGTAGACACAGAAATTAACAATATAGAAGATGTTCTACATACAGAAAGACCTTTTATACAATTTAAAAGTGATTCGTCTTATTATCAAGAAATTCAAGATTGGTGGCACAGACAATTTCATACTTCACCTAAAAGAACAATTGTTGTTGATCAGATTGAAACTTGTAAACAAATGGCTCTAAATGGAATCGGTTACGCGATTCTTCCATCTGTTACCCTTAAAGAAGAACAGCAAGATGTTTATAGAATTCCACTTCTAGATGAAGATGGTAAGCCTATTGAAAGAGATACATGGTTATTAGGTTTTGAATCGTCATTTGAATTAAAGCAAGTTAAAGCGTTTTTAGAAGTAGTGGAAGAGTATAAAAATACTTAA
- the dapD gene encoding 2,3,4,5-tetrahydropyridine-2,6-dicarboxylate N-acetyltransferase: protein MKMMDANEIISFIQNSTKSTPVKVYVKGNLEGVSFGDSAKTFITGNTGVVFGEWAEIQEALENNKNNIEDFVVENDRRNSAIPLLDLKGIKARIEPGAIIRDQVEIGDNAVIMMGASINIGSVIGEGTMIDMNATLGGRATVGKNCHIGAGSVLAGVIEPPSAKPVVIEDDVMIGANVVVLEGVTVGKGAVVGAGSIVTKDVEPYTVVYGAPARKIKDIDDSTKSKTEIMQELRQL, encoded by the coding sequence ATGAAAATGATGGATGCAAATGAGATTATCTCATTTATACAAAACAGTACAAAATCAACACCTGTAAAAGTTTACGTAAAAGGAAATCTGGAAGGTGTAAGCTTTGGTGATTCTGCAAAAACATTTATTACTGGAAACACTGGTGTCGTTTTCGGAGAGTGGGCAGAAATTCAAGAAGCGTTAGAAAATAACAAAAATAATATTGAGGATTTTGTTGTAGAAAACGATCGACGTAATTCTGCAATTCCTTTACTGGACCTTAAAGGTATTAAAGCACGTATTGAGCCTGGCGCAATCATCCGTGATCAAGTTGAAATTGGTGATAATGCTGTTATTATGATGGGGGCTTCAATCAATATTGGTTCTGTTATTGGTGAAGGTACAATGATTGATATGAATGCTACACTTGGTGGCCGTGCGACTGTAGGTAAAAACTGTCATATCGGTGCTGGATCTGTATTAGCTGGTGTTATTGAGCCACCTTCTGCAAAACCAGTTGTAATTGAAGACGATGTTATGATCGGTGCTAATGTTGTTGTACTTGAAGGTGTAACAGTTGGTAAAGGTGCCGTTGTTGGTGCAGGTTCAATCGTAACGAAGGATGTTGAGCCTTATACAGTTGTTTACGGTGCTCCAGCTCGTAAAATCAAGGATATTGACGATAGTACAAAATCAAAAACTGAAATAATGCAAGAATTAAGACAGCTATAA
- a CDS encoding glyoxalase — protein sequence MTLRITGLDHIQICVPTDQEETARGFYLNILNFEEIEKPKSLKNNGGFWCCAGDAFLHIGVEEFVTITSKRHPAFIVEDINETRKHLERYQVPIKEDTPIPGIVRFSCFDPFNNRIELLQRIDD from the coding sequence ATGACATTGAGAATAACAGGACTTGATCATATTCAAATATGTGTTCCTACTGATCAAGAAGAAACCGCTCGTGGATTCTATCTTAACATATTAAACTTTGAGGAAATCGAAAAGCCAAAGAGTCTAAAGAATAACGGCGGTTTTTGGTGCTGTGCAGGCGACGCTTTTCTTCATATAGGTGTAGAGGAGTTTGTTACAATAACAAGCAAGCGTCATCCAGCATTTATTGTTGAAGATATTAATGAAACAAGAAAGCACTTGGAACGCTATCAGGTCCCAATTAAAGAAGATACACCTATTCCCGGGATTGTTAGATTTTCATGCTTTGATCCGTTTAACAACAGAATTGAATTATTACAAAGAATAGATGACTAA
- a CDS encoding mechanosensitive ion channel family protein: MDWFEEIDWSSLMTEAGIIILKLIGIIIAFLIIKAIGNKIIRRMFQRLQERDNISSGRALTLQSLSLNVFSYVLVFIFVVMIFEVFNYNASALIAGAGVVGLAIGFGAQGLVSDVVTGFFLLLEKQIDVEDYVTVAGFDGVVEQVGLRTTQIRGFDGTLHYVPNREITNVSNHSRGNMRALVDIGISYDDNIDKAITVLQDVCDKFAAEDNTVVEGPNVLGVQALGASDVVIRVLAKTENMQQWAVERKLRKAMKEALDANGIEIPFPHQVYVEKKSQ, translated from the coding sequence ATGGATTGGTTTGAGGAAATTGATTGGTCATCACTAATGACTGAAGCAGGAATTATCATTTTAAAACTTATAGGAATTATTATTGCTTTTTTAATCATAAAAGCAATCGGAAACAAAATTATCCGAAGAATGTTTCAACGTTTACAAGAACGTGACAATATTTCATCAGGTCGAGCTTTAACTCTCCAAAGTCTTTCACTAAATGTGTTTTCATATGTGTTAGTTTTTATTTTTGTTGTCATGATTTTTGAGGTATTTAATTATAATGCTTCTGCACTAATTGCTGGTGCAGGTGTTGTTGGGCTAGCAATTGGTTTTGGAGCGCAAGGGTTAGTTAGTGATGTCGTAACCGGCTTCTTTCTGTTATTAGAAAAGCAAATTGATGTAGAAGATTATGTTACTGTAGCTGGGTTTGACGGTGTCGTTGAACAAGTAGGGTTACGCACAACTCAAATTAGAGGATTCGATGGGACTCTTCATTATGTTCCAAACCGTGAAATCACAAATGTAAGTAACCATTCTCGTGGAAATATGAGAGCATTAGTAGATATTGGAATCTCTTATGATGATAATATTGATAAAGCAATTACTGTTTTACAAGATGTATGTGACAAATTTGCGGCTGAGGATAACACTGTTGTAGAGGGACCAAACGTACTCGGTGTTCAAGCATTAGGTGCATCTGACGTTGTCATTCGTGTGCTTGCAAAGACTGAAAACATGCAGCAATGGGCTGTTGAACGTAAATTACGTAAGGCGATGAAAGAGGCTCTTGATGCAAATGGAATCGAAATTCCATTTCCACATCAAGTATATGTTGAGAAAAAGAGTCAGTAA
- a CDS encoding TlpA disulfide reductase family protein, giving the protein MKLREPMPELNGATEWLNGQVSREDLVGDKPTLIHFWSISCHLCKEAMPAVNEFRDQYSNKLNVLAVHMPRSEDDLNIDEIKKVAAEHDITQSIFVDSEHKLTDALENQYVPAYYVFDREGKLRHFQAGGSGMKMLEKRVNRVLGELESSAE; this is encoded by the coding sequence ATGAAATTACGTGAACCGATGCCTGAGTTAAACGGTGCAACGGAGTGGCTTAATGGCCAAGTATCAAGAGAGGATTTAGTTGGTGATAAGCCGACTCTGATCCACTTTTGGTCAATTAGCTGTCACTTGTGTAAAGAAGCAATGCCTGCAGTGAATGAATTCCGCGATCAATATTCTAACAAATTAAATGTTTTAGCTGTTCATATGCCTCGTTCTGAGGATGATTTAAATATTGATGAAATAAAAAAAGTTGCAGCAGAGCATGATATCACACAGTCAATTTTTGTTGATAGTGAGCATAAACTAACAGATGCTTTAGAAAATCAATATGTCCCTGCCTATTATGTTTTCGACAGGGAAGGAAAGCTTCGACATTTTCAAGCCGGTGGCAGCGGAATGAAAATGCTTGAAAAACGGGTGAATCGTGTTTTAGGTGAATTAGAATCATCCGCAGAGTAA
- a CDS encoding MDR family MFS transporter: MGEGKEFLAYSQNSKITKRPYVLATVMLAMFMAAIEATIVATAMPAIVAELEDFSLYSWVFSSYLLMNAVTVLLYGKLSDIFGRKPVLTVGIVIFLIGSILCGLASSMEWLIFARFVQGFGAGAVMPIASTIIGDIYTKEERAKIQGYLSSVWGISAIMGPAIGGLLVEFVSWRFVFWLNVPLGILAIIGLYLFLHEEIEKSKPKIDYVGAFLLTLFVTTFMFILVEGGGRWDWLSGPIVSLALLSLLSLVIFVFYERKVDDPMMPFELWRERSILIANLTSLTTGIILIGLSTFLPTFVQGVMEEKPIIAGLTLTTMSIGWPIAATISGKAILSIGFRTTSILGGVSLILGSIVFTILSGSDSPLLAAFGSFLIGIGMGLTTTAFIVSIQSTVPWNTRGVATATNMFMRNVGSTVGAALLGGILNSQLLAFYSSKGVEGEMNLDSTTMLLDDQQRNELTVQARSLLQEGLEIALNDVYWVVFGFAVLSFLFILLLPKKQKADV, encoded by the coding sequence ATGGGAGAAGGAAAAGAATTTTTAGCATATAGCCAAAACTCTAAAATAACCAAAAGACCATATGTATTGGCTACTGTTATGTTAGCTATGTTTATGGCGGCAATTGAAGCAACAATTGTTGCAACAGCTATGCCGGCAATTGTTGCAGAACTTGAGGACTTTTCTTTATATAGCTGGGTGTTTTCGTCATATCTATTAATGAATGCTGTTACAGTCTTACTATATGGAAAATTATCCGATATTTTTGGGCGAAAACCAGTATTGACAGTTGGGATTGTTATTTTTTTGATTGGTTCTATCCTTTGTGGATTAGCATCATCAATGGAATGGCTTATATTTGCCCGTTTTGTTCAAGGATTTGGGGCAGGTGCAGTAATGCCGATTGCATCAACTATAATAGGAGACATTTATACAAAAGAAGAACGGGCGAAAATACAAGGTTATTTATCAAGTGTGTGGGGGATTTCGGCTATTATGGGGCCGGCAATTGGTGGTCTATTAGTTGAATTTGTAAGCTGGAGATTTGTCTTCTGGCTTAACGTTCCATTAGGAATATTAGCGATCATTGGATTATATTTATTCCTACATGAGGAAATTGAAAAGAGTAAGCCAAAAATTGATTATGTCGGTGCCTTTCTTTTAACGTTATTTGTAACTACATTTATGTTTATTCTTGTAGAAGGAGGGGGGCGCTGGGACTGGCTATCCGGGCCTATTGTCAGCCTGGCTTTACTCTCGCTCCTAAGTTTGGTGATTTTTGTTTTTTATGAGCGTAAAGTAGATGATCCTATGATGCCATTTGAGCTTTGGCGTGAGCGTTCAATTTTAATAGCAAACTTAACTTCTTTAACAACTGGAATAATATTAATCGGATTGTCGACGTTTTTGCCTACTTTTGTTCAAGGTGTTATGGAGGAAAAACCAATCATTGCTGGGTTAACATTGACAACAATGTCCATAGGCTGGCCAATAGCTGCGACAATTTCAGGCAAGGCCATATTGTCAATTGGCTTCCGTACTACCTCCATCTTGGGAGGAGTTTCTCTTATTTTAGGAAGTATTGTGTTTACGATACTCTCAGGAAGTGATAGTCCATTATTAGCTGCTTTTGGATCTTTTCTGATAGGGATTGGGATGGGGTTAACTACTACGGCTTTTATAGTCTCCATTCAAAGCACCGTTCCTTGGAATACAAGAGGCGTTGCAACTGCTACTAATATGTTTATGAGAAATGTCGGTAGTACAGTAGGTGCTGCTCTTTTAGGAGGAATTTTGAATAGTCAGCTACTTGCTTTTTATTCAAGCAAAGGTGTCGAGGGTGAAATGAACCTTGACTCGACTACTATGTTGCTCGATGATCAGCAAAGAAACGAACTAACAGTACAGGCAAGATCTCTTTTACAGGAAGGACTTGAAATTGCTTTAAATGATGTTTATTGGGTAGTATTTGGGTTTGCTGTTTTAAGCTTTTTGTTCATATTGTTATTACCTAAAAAGCAAAAGGCTGATGTGTGA